The region TCACTAACACCTGAAATGTTGGATTCTTAAATGGCAAATAATCATGTGATGCAAAACCGCCTGTGCTAAACACAAAAAGAGCCGGCAATTGGCTCTCGTCTAAATCAGGTATAAAATTTGCATCAGGAAATACATTAAATCCAGAATCAGATAAATATTGAATTAAATCTGTTGATTCCATGGCATCACTCCATTCCAATGGCTGCTTTAAGCTCTTCAATAATCAGTGTTTCATTTGCCTTTATAGCATTTTCTAAATACTTTTTACCTGGAGTATATCCAGATAAATGACTAGGCAATTTTTTAGATTTGGACTTTATTTTTTCTCCTGGAGTCAGTTGAACGATTTCTCCATCTTTCGTTTTTCTGAATCCCTCGTGCTGGATAGTAGCGTATTCGTCAACTTCCGGGCTTGTTCCAAAATCGATGTACATTTCCCCAATGGTTTTTACCACTTCGCCAATAATTAATGCCGCTTCAAGGTCACCAGAATCAATTGGGGCAAGTTTCTTAGCATCAGCTATAATTTTTTCAGCTAGATTTTCCAAAGTTTCTTTAAGACGTTTGTCAACCTCTTGCTCATACCTGTCTAACTGGCTAATAATTGCCTCAATGCCCTCCATACTAAAGCTAAACATCTCACTAGCCATAGACGACCACCTTTTTCACTTCATCGGTACCCATTAACTTTTTAACCTCAATGTGCTTTACCTCAAATTTTAATGTTTCGTTCAATTCATTTGTGTACTCAAAATAATCATGCATACCAACTTTATACAAACCTTCAATGTGAATTTCAGCAACAGAAATAATTTCTTCAGATGAAAATGCTTTAACACCAACTTTATTTGTTGTACGAATGAGCTTTTGTTCCTCGATAACTTTAGCTGCTTTTTCGATAGGCTCAAGGTAGCCAGACACACGTCCCCAGCTATCTATATTCGCTTTGTAATGCTTAATTGTTGCATGATAGCCAAATAAACTCATAGAAGCATACCGCCCTCAAGAATGACAGTAGGCTCGGACTCTTCTTTCTCATGTAATGGAGTACCCAAGATTTGACGAACTTCAGGTGCTACAGCATCCCTGATTTTGTCACCATAGTCTACTCGTTCGCCGCCATCAGAAACAGACTTAACGCCATGCTTTTGGAACTTGAGAGCTGAATTCAGTCCTTCTACCTCCCAAATCGATTGAAGAGCAATATGTTCAACAGTCAGTTCAACGTCCTGATACCAACGGATTAGATTGCGTTCAGCTTGAATAATGGCCACTTCTTTTCGGTGTGACTTATCCCATTCGGTTGTGTCTAGGACGTTCGCCTGGATCCATTCCTCTACTTCAATAAAAGTAGGCATTTGCATCACCTACTTTAATTCTTCCAATGCTTTTTTTAAGTTCCTCGACTTCTTTTTCAGCATCTTCTACTGCTTTAACAGCTACTTCTGCTGCTTTCCATTCTTCGCTTTCTGGTTCTTTCCCATCAGCCTTCTTTGTTGCAGCATCAGCTTTTTTTCGTAAAGCAGTTACTTTCTTTTCTGCCTCTTTTAAAGATTTTTCGATATTTTTTAGCTCGTCATTTACAGATGATTCATCTATTTTCGCAACACCAAGCTTTAATAGACGTTCCCCGTCTTCTTTCTCGATATTTTTGATAGAATCCCCATCATCAAACCAATTTCCATTGTGTTTCACTTTGCCTAATGCAATTAAATCCACTAAAATCACCCTCTCATAATAAATAAAAGGGCATCAATAAAGATACCCTTTAAATTACTGTTGCAGAAACAACTGAGTCATTGAATCCAAAGCTTGGAAAAGCTAGGTTTACACCAATTGTTTCCACACGAATAGGATGCTCATTCACCTTACGGAATACATAGATTCCGTTTGAATCAGTCGCTTCAGCTTGGATGTCGCTCATCATTTCCTCAGTAGATTCCGCCCATAGATAATGACCAAGAGAACCATCTGGAAGCATAACAAAACGGTTTTGCGGTGCCATGCGCAGTGTAGTAAATGACAGTTTACCATTTGTTAATGCTTTATTTTCAACACGCCCTTGAGTATCATAGGCAACGAGTTTAGGTAATCCGAGAGATTCAAATAGAGAATCTAGTTGAGTTTTCGTTAATTGTGGCGGATTAGCTGAACCGGATGGATCTCCATGATAACCAATACGAATTTTTTTGTTTCGTAGTAAGTAATTGATAATTTGACGAGACGCAAGCGCACGAGTTAAGACAATACCTTTATCTGCAAAAGTGCCATGCCAAGTTTGAATATCGTCTAATGGATCAGAGTTTTCAATATCACTCCATAAATCTGTGCCACTTAATACAGGTTTTTGTTCATCCGTATAACCAAAGTTAACAGAAAGCTGTACTCCACCCTCTGAATAAGAAACACCACCTGTAAAAATGGACTGCATTGCAATCCACTCTTTACGAGCTTTAATACCATCTACAGCATAAGATGCATCGTCCAATTGAGTGCGGCGTATTTCGGCAACTTCATTGTTTCGTAATCCGTTTTGAAGCAATAGACGAACTAACTTTTCATCCATCGCACGTCCACGTTGAATTTTAGGAATCTCAATACGTTGACCTGTCATTCCTTCACGGCTACCGTATTCAACCTGTGTACCAAGTTCAGCAATTTGCGCCATAACTGGTAAACGGGAACCTTCTCGAACAACATCTACTGTCAATTCAGAAGTTTCACGAGAAGGGAAAAATAGTTCGTGTAAATAAGTGTTTGGTGTTGCTAAGTTTCGAGAGTAAACTAACAACTCTTCACCTGAAAGAGCTTGTTCTAATGTTAATAATCCTGGCATTTATATCATCCTTTCATTTTCTAATAATAGAAAAACCATTTTGTTATCCTCAACAAAATGGTTATGCGAATACAATATTAGGCATTTTTCCTTTAAGAGCTGCATCAACAGTCACTGGAATACGCTCAGAAATAACCTTTGCTACTTCATAGCCTGCTGCCACATGGTCACCATCTGTAACATCATAAGTATGTTTTAATAAAATTGATGGATTTTCACGACCATCCGTAGCATCCGCTTTATACGGTCCATACTTGCCATTTGCAAGTTTACCCATTGGCATCCCTTTTTTAATTATTTTCTTTCCATCAACTGCAGTAACGACTGAAGCATCAATGGTAATTCCATTGACCACCTCACGAACCACTTCATAGCTTGCTAGAATTTCATAATGATCTTGCACTTCAAATAATTCACGTGGTTGTAAACGCATGTATTATTCCTCCTTATGCCCAAGGATTGTGAGCAGTAGTTTGTGTTACGCCCCGACTTTGAGCCATTTTTTTAATATTTTCAAGAGTTTCTTTTTTCTTTTGTTGATTATTAGGGATATTAGCTCCAAATTGATTGTTATTTGCTAATTGTTTCAAAAGATGAGGTTTCTTTTCTTTTAACTTTTCTAAGGCTTCTTTAACCCCAACGATATTTCCTTTATCATCCTCTTTAACATCGGATAAATCAGCTAAGGCAAGCGCATCCTCCCAATCAGCGAATCCAAGTTCATTCGCCACTACCTTTACCTCGGCGTTAACAAGACGTTTAAAAGTCTTTTCTTGTTCTACTTTTAATTGTTCTTTTAGTTTGGCATCAACTAGCTCGTCAACATCAATAGGCTCATCCTTTTTAGGTGGATCCTTTGGGTCGCCTTTTTTGCCTAAAGCTTCCTGCATCTCTTCAATAGTTTCAAAACCAAGTGATTTTGCTAAGTCCATTTGAGCCTTTTTCTCAGCTCTTGATAATCTGTCTTGGACGATTTTATTCACATCATCTTGATTGAATTTCTTGCCATCACCTGAACCATCGCCAGACCCGGATCCTCCATCCCCGCCATCAGCAAAGAACTGAAGATTTAACGGCATTAATGATGGTGCTTCATTTTCCTCTTTCTTATTGGCAAAGAGTAGCCAGAATGAAACTATTAAACTACGAATATATTTGATGATTTTTTTCATAATTCCCTCCATTTTAAGCCTGTCGGCTATTAATTTCCGTATTGTTCTTTATAGCGCCTTCAACACGTAAAAAGGCAAAATAAAAAACACCCATATTCCTTTTATAATTAATTGAGTGCTTTAGCTTATTTACTATTCCAAACTATTTTATCTATTTCTTCTATTCCTACCGTTACTGTTTCACCTCCGTCAATTTCTACTAAATATCCTACTGAAGGAACTTTAAATACTTCTAATACTGTTCCTTCTTGACCATCCTTCAATTTAACAACATCAAATTGTTTTATTTCCATTCCTTATTTCCCCTTATTTGTCACATAAATAGTTGTTAATTTAGCCTCGTTTGTTTCTTTGTTGAACAACCACCCTGTAATAACATTTGCATTTTTACTATTAGGACCTGTTAGATTCATCAATACCTCATATGATTCTCCATACTTGCTAGAAGATTTATATTTCGCAGGGTATTTACCAAGATTATTCATTACATTATCAATTAAATCTTGATAATTTTCTACAGTATAGCCTAATGCTTTTTCAAATGCTATTGCCTTGTCTTTGCCTTTTGGATGTTCTTTGTTTAATGCATATTTTACTAGTTTATCGGAATGAATTGAACTGTTTTTAGGTGTTATTAAATCAAAATGTGGTTCATTTTTCTTTATTTCTTCACCAACTTTACGATAAGCATCTTGCAAATCCAAGTATGATTGCGTTTTTCTTGCTTTTAAACTAGCGAATGTTTTTAAATCAGGCGTATCATCTGGCAATCTAGCTTTATATTTCATCCATTGTTTACGTGTAGCATTGCGCCGAGATTGCTCACGCTGTAGCCTCTCGTATGCCTGGATATTGCTTTGTGTTCTATTATCTTTAAAGGGACGGTTTGACTTAGAAATCATACGAGATTTTTCGTCATCGCTATGATATTCTTCTACCCAAGCAGAAATAGAATGTACGCAATGGGAATGATAAGGTGGTTCCACATCAAGTTTAGGAAACCTATTATCCTTCCCGCTAATGGTGTAGACTCTCCCTTGATAAACTGCACAATGCTCACATGTAATGCCAACTTCATTAACATACACAAGGTCAATATTGTTGTCCTTTATCCTGTTAAGTGCTCCTTGCACATGAGCCTTTCTTTGATGATACTGGATAACACCACTCATATAAGCTTGAGCAGGCACTTTCCTGCCATCCTTAGTGATAATGCCGTAAATTTGGCTTTCTGTTAGCCACGCAATTGCATCTTTTGTCGCTTGCCTACGAGATACACCATCAATTAGCGAACGTTGATTTGCTTGCTTAACAACTTCCTCAATCCTTCGTTTAGCATCCATAGCCATGTTGTCATTGCATTCTAGGATAGAATAGAAGGTTTCATCCATCATAGCTTGTACTGCTTGTTGGTGGATGATTGGCTTCAAGCTAGTTACAAGCGCATCTGTCGCTAACCCTTGATTAATCAGTCCGCTAATTGCAGCATTTGAGCCTGCCTTGTAACTTTCCTCAAGGATACTTTTTGCTATAACTGATGATTCACCTGTTAACTCATTGATAATGCGCTCGATTTGGCGAAAGAGTTCCTCTTTTCTTCTTCTTGTAGGTGAGTTTTCTAATGATCTAATAAGTTCCAAGAGATTAAGACTAGCCTGCTCGTATGCCATTATAATCTTTTCTTCATTTGTCATTATTCATCACCCAAATTTACTTTTGGTGGCTGAATATAAGTCGGATTTAAAGAATCTCTAGCATTTTCATCTTGAATCTTTTCAAGTTCATCCATAATAGCTTCTTCTGACCAATCTGGGTGAATGTTACGAATTGTTGTTTCAAGCGATTGAACACCCTTTTCATACTTAGTTGATTCTTCAGTATCACGTTCTGAATCTGCTTTAGGCAGCATGTCGCCCCACTCAATAACAGGCTCTTTAACTTCGAATTGCGAGCTGCCTAAAGTGTTTTCTAGTATGATACATTTTCGAAAGGCATCCTTGATAAACACATCGAACTTATCTTTTATGGCCTCGGCTTTTATTACAGACTGAATCCATTCGTATAAAATAGCGATTGCCGAACGGCTGCCAGCATCCGTATTAACACCAGCTGCTTGTGCCGATGTTTTGCTAATCGATAACATGTAATCAATCAATCTTTTAACATGTTCAAATGATTGCTCTGTTTGAGCGTCCCAGGTGATATATTGTGGCGTGGCCCCGTTGTTCTCATCATAAGAAACCACCTCCAAATCGGCATTACGAACAAACCGTTGACCGTAAAATTTTTCATTCGTTTGTGCAACCGTATCCCAAAGTTTTCTAGGAATCGCTAATTTAGGCTTACCATGCTTCTCGAATACGATTGAATCTCTTGTAATGGTCCAGTTTATTTCATCCTGTATAGTGTCGATATTGCGCAACCCCGAACGGCCACGTGGCTCCAATAACGTTTCGTCATTTGGCAAGATGTCACACATTAGCTCATTTACACCATCTAACACTAGGTCATCCGGAATGACAATATCATATTGTTGAGCATATTCTTGGCTGTCAATTTGTTCTTTGACCTTTTCTCCTTCCATCAAAAATACCAATTGCTCAATTAACAATTGGTTGTTTTCTAAACGTTGGCGCTCGACTCGTAAATATTTTTCTTTGCCTCGGTCTTCAACCCAAGCTATATCGGCTCCCATTTCGTCTTCATGCTCAAAATACATATCGATTGGCTTGAACTCAAACCATGCACCTTTTTCTTGTGTCCACCTGCATCTGTAAGCTATAGCACCATCTACTTGATGCTGCACTACCGCAGGCCATATTTTACTTTGTATTTTTGATATTTTTTCTATTTGCTTTACATAATCAAGCAGCTGTTCATCTTTTTCGGTATCACCGGATATGTTGCCCAATGAACGATTGATTAAGTCGGCCGGCAATTCTGCCACAACAGAACTAAAGTTAACTACGACATAATGCGGCAATGTTACTTTCGGCTCTACATGTCCATAACGGAAATAGCGTCTTGGATGCTTTCTGTATTGAATTTTTGACCTGATGTCTGAATCGAATAATTGTTGCGCTCGTGGAAAAATATCCTCATGATTGCCATCGTATAGCGCTCGATAATAACGAATAGTTTCAATGAATTTGTTAAATGGTTCCGGTGGAAAGCTTTGATTAACATAGTTAATCGTCAAACGACTTCACCCCTTTCAAAAACAACAAAAAAACACCTTAATTGGTGTCTGCTGTTGAAAAATTAAGTTTGTTATCCTTTAATACTTGATATAAAACAATGCCGACACGATTTATTACATCTTCATCTTGTTCGATAAATCCAGCTTCATTAAAACAAGCATGTAATAGTTCATGTACAAAAGTTTGTTCTTTTTTGTCATTCGACAAACCATCTTTAAGTTTAATCAATGATTTATGATAGAGACATGTCCCCATTGTATTTGGGTCATCGTCTATTTCTTGTACACTTATCACTTGATAACCAACACCGGCCACAATTACTTTGTTTGGTATCATTTTATTCCTCCTTACCAACCAGTAGGCCTTTGGTTACTATATTTCATTTCAGGTCCCCTCAATGGCTCCGTAGAATATCTTAGGGCTGCCATAGCATCATCAAATACTTCTACTGGAACATCAAGATATAAACCTGTTTTTTTGTCTTTTTTCCATGACCACTGTTGAATTTCTTTAATTGTATTCACGCAATTGGGATGGATATATATTTTTCGTTGTTTCAAATAATCTATTTGTGCTTGAACACTACCCGGTTCCTTTACAACTGCCACTGCATAATATCCAGCATTACCCCACATTTGTATTCTGTCTGGCTCAGCTGAATCACAATACATCATTAAATATTTGTTTAATCCTCTTCTGTCAGCCAACTCAATAATTTCACTTGTATCCATCTCATGCACATATATTTCATCGCAAATATAAAAATCACCATCTTTAACACCAACAGTGAGGATTGCATTCGCATGGTTGAATCCAAAGTCTTGAGCATGGTGCATTGAATCAAACATAGCATACGAAATATCAAAATCTTTAACAATGAAATTTTTAAGGATTAAGCCGCCCGTTTCGCCCCAGTTTCCTAGACCATAAATTTCATAACCGTCTGGATCCTGCTTTTTCCTCAACATCATCCTTCGATGGTATGCATCATCAATAAAACGATTCTGTAAATAAGTTGAATGGTGAGTTAGAACATCAGGATTAACGATGTCAAAGTACTTTCTTTTAATCCAGTGAGTAGCTGACACCGGGTTAAAAGTAAAGGTGATTTGGTAATAAAGATTATGATTATCTAGAATACCACGCAAACGGTCATCCAGTATATCAACATCTGATTCTTGTAGCTCCGTTGCTTCTTCAATCCATATCCAAACTAATTTTCCGTGAGCAAAGTTAATCGATTTTAATTTTTCTCTGTCCCTTGCATCATTTACGCCACGAAAAATAACCTCGTTACCAGTAACGCGGCTTTTAAGTGATAAAGGCGATTGACGCATTTCCCAAAATTCTTCTGCCCTTTCACCGTATATTCTATTAATGGCACCAGTTAATTCAGCATAGGTACTATTTCTATTCGTTTCATTTACTTTCCGAACACATAAAAGATTAGCACCTTTGTATTTAGGATCACTTAGTTTTAGAATAAAGTCTTGCGCAATGTTTACTGACTTTCCAGAACCAGCACTTCCTCTTAATGCTCGATAACGGCAACGAGTTTGATTCACTTGTTTGAAATGCTTATTAAATGTGACTTTGATAACACTCATTCATCATCATCCCCATAATCGATTTCGATTTTAAGAGAAGTGTCTTCCTTGCCTTTACCAAGTGTTTTGACTTCTGCTTTTGTTTTCTCAATTGTTAATCTCATTTGCTCAATTTTAAGCCTTCGTTCATCCTCATCATGAGCTAGATCATTAAACTGCTTAATTAAGCTTCTTAGTTCACTCATTGCCCTTGACTGAGCATTAAGAAAAGTGGCATGCCGGTCCCAAGAAAATTGGAATTCGTATTCTCTTTCCGTTATCATCGGCTGCATGCCGTCTTTAGTAGGAACTATTTCAAACTTTTCTTTCTTGAGTTCCTTTATCATTTCTTCTTTATCTGTAACAAACATAATTGGTTGGGCCCGAATAATGGCAGCATACTGAATTTGTATTTGGTCCCAAACTAAATCTGCGGGAGTTCGCTCGTTCATTTGCTCCATGATTTCTAATGTTTCAGCTGGAAGGAACTTTGAAAAGAAACCATGTGTTACTGCGTTTTGATTCCCTTTAGGTGCTGCACCTCCTATATTGCCTTTAGCATTGATATTACCTTTAGGCGCACCACGTGTTTTTGTGTGCACACCTTTTTCTTTTGTATGCACACTATCACGGGACCACTTGTAACGAGTTTTCCATGACTTTACAGTGTTTAAAGTGACATCATATTTTTCAGCGATGTCCTTGTACTTCATGCCTTTAACATAATCTTTTTCAGCTAATACGTATTTCTCGGCCATTTACATCACCTGCCACCCCCGCTATTTTATGTTTGTTTTGGACAAAAGAAAAAGCACCTCAAAGGATGCTAATGATATGATCAATTATTTTTATCATTATCAACTAATTCACTCCATAATATCGGTGCTGTTATTAAAGGGGAACCAACAATCTTATCTGATATAAAACTAATTATTAAAGAAGATTGAGTTATTAAAGGTCTAGCAAAAACATCTTTTATATTTTGTTCAATTAGCTTATCCAAGTCCAACTCAGAGTCGGAAGTGATTTCGAATTTTCCTCTAACGTCTAACTTAATCATCATCGTATCACTTAGTTCTATTTCAGACACATTTTTTAATTCAACAATTTTGTTTTCCGTATCAATTCTAACAACTTCAACACCATTATTAAAAAGTTCAGCTTGCTCTTCGATCTTAACATTAGAGTAATTTTTAGCAATTAACTCCTGAACAAAAATATCTATTACTTCTATTCCAACCTTTTTTGAGTTACTCATTATTTATGACACCCCACATTTCTTTTCCAAGACTTTTTGGGTTCCATCTATTATGCGTATTAACTCCAGACCATTGTTCACTTAAAACATCTTCTAAATCTTTAGATGCCTTCCTTACTCTTTTATGGCTTTCCATATTAATGTTAATTGTAGGCGCTAACTCATTAAGTGACTTTTTAATAATAGTTAAAAGTTCATGTTGTCCATAATTAAAAGAAAGTAAGTATAATATGTATTGGTTTAAACTAACACCTTCTTCTTTGGCTTGATTAGAGAGATTACGATGCATATTTTTCGGAAGTCTTAAAGTCAGTTTCCCACTAAAATCTTCAGTTTTCTCGCATTTTGGTAATGGTATTTGAATTTTTCTATTCAATGCGGTCTCAATCCAAATCTCTTTAGCATATTCAAGGTTTTCTAACGCTTCTTTTTTTGACGAACCATCTGCTATGCATCCATTTAAATCTGGATGTTCCGCAACCCAACCACCACCAGCATCTTTAGGTATAGATTTCAAAACAATTGGATAATCGATTTCCATATAATATTTTAAATTACTACTCAATTTAATTACTCTCCTTCTTCAAAAGTTTCTATAAGAGTTATTATTCTTTCTACATAAAGTCTTTTTAACCTATTATTATGTACTGGAGCTACAATCATTGTATTATCCTTATCTTCAGGATGATACACAATGAAATGACTACCTCCCCTTGGATTATCTACAATTAAATTATAATACTCAATAATAGTTCTAAATTGATCCCACTTTACATCAACTGGATTATTAGCAAATTTTTGTAATCGTTTACTTATTCTTGACAAAATGCTCCTCTCCTACCTAACCATATGTAATACCAATTAAAATTATTACACGCACCATATATGATACCACTTTATATCAATTTTTAATCAATTGTCAATAATAATCTAATCACTACTTATTTACTAATACAGACTTCGTACGTCAAACCGTACGTCATGAAACTCTTTGTTCTACTTTTTTTCTTGCCCGCTCGATGTACTGCTGCACCGTTCTCTTTTTTAATCCAACCATATCAGCTATTTGAGACATGCTTAATCCTTGAGCTGTATGAAGAATATAACATTGTCGTTCTCTTAAAGAAAATGAAGATATTATATTCAGTAAAATCTTTTTTTGAGATTCTGTTAAATATAATTGGTTTTCACCAGTATCAAGTTGATCCCGTATATCAGGAATAATATCCATGCTTTCAAGAGAGTGTCTTTGGTAAATTGACTTTTTATCAATACCTCTTAATAAGCCTGGCTGCCTTCCTGTTTCTAACCACTCAATAACAAAATCCATATCGCCAATCATATTGCTGATAATCTTACTATCATCACAATCTGCGGCTAAATCCATATCTAAACTATTTTTTAGTTTATTTAGTTTTCTTTTACCATCAGAATATTCTTGAATAAGCCTGTCAGCCCAATTTGGCATATAAATCACTCCTTATCTTTGTCTCCAAGCTCCCTTGTGCTTTGAATATATCGGTCTATTTACGCCCATAATGTCTTTCCATTCACGTTCAGTTAAATGCTCTTCTTGAGCCTTCTGTGGCTTTTTGTGACTTTTCTTTTTATTCTTAGTTGCTAATTCTGGATGCTGTTTTGTTAAATCCTTTAATTGGTCTTTAATTGTTGGATTAATTAATCTCAACTCCCTTGGTTGCAAAAATAGGTATAAATTTGTAGATTGGTTGCAACGATAGATTCAGTTGCCAAAATGTTCATTTTTCGGTAATTTAGTTGCCTAGAGTAAAAATAAAAAAAGGACACCAATCACAAAGCCAGACAAATAGCTTGTCCGAGCTTTAGATCAGTGTCCTCCAGATGGCTGGTAGGCTACTCTTTTAAGTCCCCTAGGACTATATCGATAAATTCAAGTAATAATTCATGTCTCCTTTTTTCTTTTGTCAATTCATAATACATTATGATAAATGATATTAAAACAAACGTTATTATACTAAAGATAGAAATTACCAATCCTAAATCATTAACAGCAATATCAAGTTTACTTCTTAAATATAAATTCATTCCAGATATAAATATTGAAATAACTATCCCAAATAAGATCTTTACTATATCATTATTATTTTTACATTTTATAACCGCTTGTATAATCTGCAATTCTCTTTTTCTGTCTTTATATTTTGCTTTTATAGCTTCGATAACCTTATTTAGGTTATTTGATTGCTCGTTTTCTAATTTCAATCCTTTCAATAAATCGTTAATTTCTTCTAAAGATAAATTATCAATGTGTTCTAACCATTCCATCATGTTAACTACTTTATTTTGATGAAAGTAGAAAATTGAAAATAGTTTTGATTCCTTTTTATTTAAGAATTTAATATACAAATGCATTAAATTTAATCCAATTATCAAGAACATAATATACGTTATTATTTGAAAAAATATTAAAAGATTTTTCTGTATATAAGCTTGAAAAACAAAAATAAGTAATACAAAAATAAAATAAAATAAAACAGAAAATATATATTTATATAATGGTTTCAAAACTCTTCCCCCTCATCAAACTTCACCCGTTTGACTTTTCCCTGGTGTGTAACGATCTTTGTTTCCCCATGAGGTGGCAACTCGGTTAATCTCGCCTTTCCATCACACACCACAATAGCAAAGCTCCCTTTTTGTTCCATTATATCAATTTCTAGTTTCATAGTACTAGGATTTATATCAATATCTTGTAATCTCATAAAAGGTTCCCCCCTGTATGTTATTATTAAATGGGCTTGCACAGAAGAAATCTTGGCCTTTTTTTATTTTATATTTACACGTATAATAATACGTGTTATAATAAAAATATAGAAAGGAGGTAACAATGAAGTCATATTCTTCAAGAGAAATAATTAAACTATTAGAAGATGATGGTTGGTACAAAGTCCATACTGTTGGAGACCATCACCAATTTAAACATCCGACAAAGAAAGGAAAAGTAACTGTTACCCATCCTAAGAAAGATATTCCGATTAAAAACCTTAAAAGTATTGAAAAGCAATCAGGGATTAAGCTTTAATCCCCTTTGCTTGCTCTTTTTATAAACGTAAATTAAATAAAAATAAGGAGGATTACCATTGAAAAAAGACCGTTATATTTATCCTGCCATTTTTGATTATGCCGAAGATGGGATTTCAATTGAATTTCCTGATTTACCGGGCTGCTTACCTTGCGCTGTTTCAACAGAAGAAGCCTTTAAAAACGCTAAGGAAGCCATGGCGTTGCATCTATATGGTATGGAATTAGATAACGACTCAATTCCTGAGCCAAGCGATATAAATAAAATAATTAAAAACGAAAATCAAGCCGTTGTATTAGTAGAAGTTTGGATGCCGCCATATCGTAGTGAAATTGAAAATAAAGCTGTAAAAAAGACATTAACAATACCTAAATGGCTTGATGATTTAGCACAAGATCATAACGTTAATTTCTCGCATATTTTACAAGACGCATTAAAACAATATCTTGGTGTTTCCGAAAAACGTCCATCATAGGACGTTTTTCTTTTAGAAGGGAAACTAAAAAATTACTTAGTAATTGCGTTATACGGTTGAAAAATAAAATATATATGAATTTGTTCACTATGTTAAAAAAGGATTACTGGATTGAAGACTACTAAATACA is a window of Bacillus sp. (in: firmicutes) DNA encoding:
- a CDS encoding HK97 gp10 family phage protein yields the protein MASEMFSFSMEGIEAIISQLDRYEQEVDKRLKETLENLAEKIIADAKKLAPIDSGDLEAALIIGEVVKTIGEMYIDFGTSPEVDEYATIQHEGFRKTKDGEIVQLTPGEKIKSKSKKLPSHLSGYTPGKKYLENAIKANETLIIEELKAAIGME
- a CDS encoding head decoration protein, giving the protein MRLQPRELFEVQDHYEILASYEVVREVVNGITIDASVVTAVDGKKIIKKGMPMGKLANGKYGPYKADATDGRENPSILLKHTYDVTDGDHVAAGYEVAKVISERIPVTVDAALKGKMPNIVFA
- a CDS encoding ImmA/IrrE family metallo-endopeptidase, producing the protein MIPNKVIVAGVGYQVISVQEIDDDPNTMGTCLYHKSLIKLKDGLSNDKKEQTFVHELLHACFNEAGFIEQDEDVINRVGIVLYQVLKDNKLNFSTADTN
- a CDS encoding major capsid protein E — its product is MPGLLTLEQALSGEELLVYSRNLATPNTYLHELFFPSRETSELTVDVVREGSRLPVMAQIAELGTQVEYGSREGMTGQRIEIPKIQRGRAMDEKLVRLLLQNGLRNNEVAEIRRTQLDDASYAVDGIKARKEWIAMQSIFTGGVSYSEGGVQLSVNFGYTDEQKPVLSGTDLWSDIENSDPLDDIQTWHGTFADKGIVLTRALASRQIINYLLRNKKIRIGYHGDPSGSANPPQLTKTQLDSLFESLGLPKLVAYDTQGRVENKALTNGKLSFTTLRMAPQNRFVMLPDGSLGHYLWAESTEEMMSDIQAEATDSNGIYVFRKVNEHPIRVETIGVNLAFPSFGFNDSVVSATVI
- a CDS encoding phage portal protein gives rise to the protein MTINYVNQSFPPEPFNKFIETIRYYRALYDGNHEDIFPRAQQLFDSDIRSKIQYRKHPRRYFRYGHVEPKVTLPHYVVVNFSSVVAELPADLINRSLGNISGDTEKDEQLLDYVKQIEKISKIQSKIWPAVVQHQVDGAIAYRCRWTQEKGAWFEFKPIDMYFEHEDEMGADIAWVEDRGKEKYLRVERQRLENNQLLIEQLVFLMEGEKVKEQIDSQEYAQQYDIVIPDDLVLDGVNELMCDILPNDETLLEPRGRSGLRNIDTIQDEINWTITRDSIVFEKHGKPKLAIPRKLWDTVAQTNEKFYGQRFVRNADLEVVSYDENNGATPQYITWDAQTEQSFEHVKRLIDYMLSISKTSAQAAGVNTDAGSRSAIAILYEWIQSVIKAEAIKDKFDVFIKDAFRKCIILENTLGSSQFEVKEPVIEWGDMLPKADSERDTEESTKYEKGVQSLETTIRNIHPDWSEEAIMDELEKIQDENARDSLNPTYIQPPKVNLGDE
- a CDS encoding scaffolding protein is translated as MKKIIKYIRSLIVSFWLLFANKKEENEAPSLMPLNLQFFADGGDGGSGSGDGSGDGKKFNQDDVNKIVQDRLSRAEKKAQMDLAKSLGFETIEEMQEALGKKGDPKDPPKKDEPIDVDELVDAKLKEQLKVEQEKTFKRLVNAEVKVVANELGFADWEDALALADLSDVKEDDKGNIVGVKEALEKLKEKKPHLLKQLANNNQFGANIPNNQQKKKETLENIKKMAQSRGVTQTTAHNPWA
- a CDS encoding minor capsid protein; translated protein: MTNEEKIIMAYEQASLNLLELIRSLENSPTRRRKEELFRQIERIINELTGESSVIAKSILEESYKAGSNAAISGLINQGLATDALVTSLKPIIHQQAVQAMMDETFYSILECNDNMAMDAKRRIEEVVKQANQRSLIDGVSRRQATKDAIAWLTESQIYGIITKDGRKVPAQAYMSGVIQYHQRKAHVQGALNRIKDNNIDLVYVNEVGITCEHCAVYQGRVYTISGKDNRFPKLDVEPPYHSHCVHSISAWVEEYHSDDEKSRMISKSNRPFKDNRTQSNIQAYERLQREQSRRNATRKQWMKYKARLPDDTPDLKTFASLKARKTQSYLDLQDAYRKVGEEIKKNEPHFDLITPKNSSIHSDKLVKYALNKEHPKGKDKAIAFEKALGYTVENYQDLIDNVMNNLGKYPAKYKSSSKYGESYEVLMNLTGPNSKNANVITGWLFNKETNEAKLTTIYVTNKGK
- a CDS encoding DUF4926 domain-containing protein; the protein is MEIKQFDVVKLKDGQEGTVLEVFKVPSVGYLVEIDGGETVTVGIEEIDKIVWNSK